In Tenebrio molitor chromosome 1, icTenMoli1.1, whole genome shotgun sequence, the sequence TGGCAGTTCCGTTCTCAAAATGGGTCCTTGattgaattataaaaaatttaaattattatttacaacaTTAAACAGAAAGTGGCACATGACGGACAGCTACAAGTCCGATCAATATCGTTCTCCTAAATTTggcggaggcgccgggataatCCGGTGCAAATTCCCGTTAACTCATCcaagtaacatttttcgtTCGTTTTCGAGTGAATTTTCGACTTTGCAGCCGTTCGATACGGCCGAGTACCGAAACGGTCGCGGGAACGGAGCACGGAGGAGTCCTCGCGGGTCACCACCACAGACGCCGACCAGTCCGACTCGGAGACCAAACAACTGGCGGTTTACGACGTCATTCTCACCGTATCTCAGGCCCACCACGCGAACTGCGGCTACACCGAGGAACACACGCGCAACCTGGTGCGGAAGCCGGTGGTGTTGCCACCGGCGAGTCCCGCCGACAGCGAAGTGGCCTCTTCCACGGCCGAGTCGATGGAACAGGAACGATGCTGGTTGTGGCAGCAGTTCGCCGCCAACATCACACCGAGCGTCCAGAGGGTGGTGGAATTCGCGAAGAGGGTGCCGGGCTTTTGCGACTTGGGACAAGACGATCAATTAATACTCATTAAGATaggattttttgaaatttggctAAGTCACGTGGCCAGATTGACGACGAATAGTCTGATGATGTTCGACGACGGGACGACGATGACGAGACAACAACTGGACATCATGTACGACGTAAGTGGAGGAGGTGGCGAAGACGGGTCGGAGTGTTGACAGTTTTTGTGTTTTCAGGCCGACTTCATTTCTTCGGTTCTGCATTTCGCCAGCACGTTCAACGCATTGTCCTTGAACGACACAGAAGTGGGGCTTTTCTCAGCAGTCGTGTTGCTGACCGCGGATCGAAACGGAATCACGGACGTCAAATCGATAGAGCATCATCAGGATAAGCTGATCGAAGCTTTGAAAGTTCAGGTGTGTTTATAACCCGAACCGACACAATTTATCTGGCGGTAAAACAGCGCACGAGATGAATACCgtgtatttatattttgatcgtgcTCGATGGAATCTTCTTGTTCTTGTTTCAGGTCGGTCGAAACCACGCCAACGAACCGCAGCTGTTTTCGAGTCTGCTAATAAAACTGCCAGAACTGAGGAACTTGGGTGCTAAACATTCGGCACACCTAGATTGGTTTCGGATGAATTGGACAAAGTTGACGCTGCCGCCTCTCTTCGCCGAGATATTCGACATTCCTAAATCCGAAGACGATTTACAGTGATCTACGATAAGGAAAATGGACGAGAGACGAGTGTTTTAATACTAGTGTTCAGATTTTTTGGCTTATTGCAGTTTATTTCCTGATAAAATTGTGATCGCCATGAATCTTGCTGTAGTAATCAGTGTACAGGATCGGGACAGAAGTTATGACGTGATATCGCTCAACAAACAGAATAGGTATTTCGGTCGTTCGGTTTTGGACGTCGTACGTTCTGTCCTCCCCTATACATGCCTCTTCTTGCTCAAAACGCGCCAAGGCTGAATTTGCGTGGAAAACGAGATCAATCCGTGATCGACAGGGTCTTCAGCTTTTTATTAGTTGTTTTCGTTTCGAAAATACGTAGTCCACACAGTTTGACGTATCGTTACATATACATATCATTGTCAAGGTTATTTCTGTGTTTAGTATATCCtttgtaaatattgttgcaaaCTCTTTGGTTAATTTTGGTGTGGAGGTGGTTTTCGGCGCGTGCCGAAAATCCCGGGTTTAAAATAAAGTTAATGTTAGTCATGTATCTTTAATAAACTAATGTCGATAATAGTAGCCATCTACTATGCTTATAAAGTGAAGTAACAATCATATCGCGGTATATCACTAACCCTAGTTGTACCTATTAGGGTGTTGTTATTTATATCTATTAGAGTACAAAACGATTCTCATAGTGTGAACGTAAGTTTTGTTTTATAGAGGGAATCCGCCCTGCTCTGGAAATTTTAGATGTTGAATGAAATTCTTTGCATATCGATGGATAGAATGTACCTACCTACATATCCTTATTTCATAAACTTGTGACTGAAGTTTCGTACTTAAAAATACACTCACTTCGCGGTTAGTGACAGAtgtaacattattattatttttatgtatatAAAGTGAGGCTATAATTTTATGACTAATTATTAGATATTATACttcttaaaaaaatgacaTGACAAAAGACAATTAAATGTACCTAATTTTAATACTTAATCTGTACATAGTACATTTTATATTGTTAGAGAGTATTCTATTATTTATCGgtgtttttatcaattttccACTGCCTTATCCATTTTTATCATgccatttcaatttatttatttgcaaattatatttaagaatttttcaATGTGCATAATTCATACACACCACACGCGCGCGCATTTTATCgatgtgtttttaatatttataattaatatgtgctcatatttgaaaaactttACCTATGAATGTTGAAATCGTTGTTATTACTCTTGTTTATTCTATTAAAGTTTATATGTAACAAGGCATCACTGGTATAAATATGTTCCCTTCAGTTCGACCGACACATTTCTTTCTTCTCACCATTTTTCAATTGCGACAACTTGTTCCGTTTACtacgtttgtttttttacacataAAAATCCACTTGCATTTTTCTTTTACGTTAATTCAACTGAATAACTGTTGCCGAAAGTGATAACGAAAACAAGGAGTTGTCCTGGAGGCGACACGTTCATACTGCTGATGCTGTTTATGCACTAAATctttattttaatctaaatgGTAGAAGTTTCATGTTATTATTATGCTATTTTGATATGTCAATATTTAGCATTTTGTTATGAAAAGATTGTTTAATTTGATTATAAAATGTAtattattacaaattaaattctttgattattttttgattttttttatacgtgAGTCGTGTATCATGAAGTCCCTTTGATGTCGAATTAATTGCAGAATAGCGCAGAATTTCTGCACGCTCACAAGATAAATATCAGCATTCAGCAGATGTGTAAATTGCATGATGGTATTTTAATAGATTTCCGGCCGTTGAACCGTAATCAAAACactgaattgtgaattgaattattattgttgttgttgaacAGAACTCAATGCCACATACAATGTTCTATTTATCTTTTGACAAACACAGTCAAAAAAACTCACCGTTAGCagttacctttttttttttattaaaatataatatccTACAAATATTGTTACAGATGTTGAAAAATGGATTAATTAGACATAAGttccttttttgttttgttaagaCCGTGGTAGTTTTCACTTATGCGAAACGAGGGCAAATGTCCATTAGTCACACTTGTCGACAGATCTAAGACAGCCCTCTGCGTTTCCCATGGGTGTTAGAAACAGTTGACATATGTTTTATGGTTAGTGTGTAAATTTGCTGGGACTGATATGACCGTTGTGGTCTTTTGCGGGTGCATGTGGTTTGTGTATTTGGTGTGGGCGTTGGGTGAGTGAGGTGATAGATGGATGCCAGATGTAAGAAAGGGGATGTATAAATGcgattttagttagtttttagACACTCTTGTTTTGACCTAAGATCTGGTAACTTGTACTGATTTGCAAGAGTCCTTAATATAGTGAATTATTAAGAGGTCTGagtttgttttttgaatcCTGACAAATTGAGTGTTGattataacaattaattttatattaacattctttattaataaatacattcattaaaaaattgtagtggTCACTtaatctaattaaaaaaaaaatttaaaaacatggtCATTAGAAGATCTGTTAATAGTACACAAATGTCAACGTATTAATGCAAGGCAATATCAAAGGcacacaataataaataaccgTTTTTTAGTTGGTTTTAATATACATGAAAACCCTACAGCCCAATTACTTTCAACGTTTCATTTTATCCAGAATCGGGACAATCATATCGAACTTTGGCCTTTTCCCGGGATCTTCGTTCACGCAGATCTTGATCAACTTCGATAAATGTGACGAAATCCCTGGTTTGATGGTGATTCTCAAACCTTCTAGAGCGATTTTCATTCCCGCCTCCATCGGATTCAAGTCGGCAAATGGTACTTCTCTGGTGGCCAACTCCCACAAGAGAATCGCAAAACTCCACATATCTGAAGCTTCCCAATTTCTGTCCGTCACCTTTTTCGTCAACGCTTCCGGTGACATCCAGGCCGGATGATAGATTCTTCCCTTCTCTTGGAAAGAGAATTTGGCGTCGGCCATATTTATTCGAGCTGTCAGATCATCGTCGATGATAACGTGACGACTGTTCAAACGATATTCGGGAATGATGCGCTCGAGACTGTGCAAGAATGCCATTCCTCTCGCAACGTCGACGGCAAAACGTAAAGCTTGGGCGTTATCGACGACAACACCGCTGCTCTCGTGGAGCACACTGTAGAGAGATCCCAATGGCATGTACTGACTCAACACGACCAAATATGGTGTGCTGTTGCAGCACCCGATCACCGGGAGGATATTGGGATGAGAGAAGATTCGCAGTTTGGGAAACTCCTCGTTGAAATCTCGAGATATCCTGGAGGTTACTTCGCGAATGTTTAATATTTTCGCGACTACGTCGTTTTTCTGCCATGTACCCCTGTAGGTCATCCCACTGGGAGTCGACGCGAGTTGTTCATGTTGGAACAACTCCTTGATGTTGATACCCTTGTGTCGAGACAGAGTTGCATCGCGTGATCGCGTCTTCAGACCTAACCAACTCTGATCTTTGAAGCTGATCTTTTTCAGATCCTGACCAGCTTCTAGAGCGATGTCGTGCAGACTTTTGGCCAAGTTACCTACaattgcaaatttgtaaattcacACTGTCAACTACTAAAATTCgtacaaaattaattacccCTTGATTTGTCTAATGGAGTATCACCATACTTGTTGGCTATGGCGACCTTGGCGTCGTGATGAACTAAATCCTCAGCTATCTCTTTGTAGCCCCAGAAGCATGCATAATGCAGAGGAGTGTTGCCATGTTCGTTGGTGAAGTTGAGATCGGCTCTTTGGCGCAACAACTTCAAAAATTCGtaattttaagtgaaaataaaaaaaaaacatgctcCAATTCTTAAAAACGACGCAATTTTCTTGTCAGttttaaatattcaataaTTTGGTCCCGGTCGTGTCCTAAGTCGCTCCAAAAGTGGgcttttacgtttggcgtgctGTCGAGGCTCAAAGCGGCATAAAGTTCGATAGTACCATCAATAACTGGGTACTTTTCGAGCAACGACATGTTCAAAGCAACCTTGAACACTTCCTGACCTTTATATTCGACGAAAGTAGTTAAATAGTGACAACCTTCGACATACTTATATATCCCTAtaagtttcaaatttttgttcggcggaaaattatttacatcgTACACAAGAACTTCCTTTATATCATGAAAGACGTACGGTTTCTTAACATCCGAGTCTTCACGAACATCATTCGAACGTCCCGTCGAAGGTGATCCATCGTTTGTTGCCAATtccattgttttattttacaagaACTTTGCACAAACGttcgatttattttaaaaaatattaacaatagacataacctcacttcttTACACAAGACAAGAACTTTTAGTacttttaccaaatttagggatttttgttaCTAAGTTGGTAAAGCAAACATTGGCGGAAAAGCGGTAAAATAATgctgacaaaataattaattaaatatgatcAACATATTCGCGTATACTTTATCAATTCTGAATGTGGAGCAAAAAAGTATCCAAATTTGTTAACGGCATTTTTAACGACCACTCACCATCAACACAATATCTCTGTGACCGTGTGCGGCTGCTAAATGCAAGGGGGTGTCGTCGCCTCTATTCGTCGCGTTAACGCGGGCCCCCCGAAGTAAAAGCATCTCCACAATTTTCCCATGGCCCCTCTTTGCAGCCCAATGTAAAGGACTGAATCCGTGATCATCTCTGCAGtcgcaaattaaaattgattagAACTTGTacgttcataaaaaaaatactcgcATTCACCCACTCTCACATTAACCAACACAACGATCACAATTCCCTCTCCAGAAAACATTAATTGTTACACAATACAGAATCGCTTTTACAGGCACCAAATtaggaaatgtcaaacaacTAACCTCAAAGTTAAGAAAACTTACCCTTGATTCATATCATGCTCGGTGTCGTCGAGCCATACTCTCACTTGTAGGGCATTACCGTCCCTACACCACTGGAAAATATCCTCCATTTCTccgtttatttaatttctgtaAAAATGGGCGTTCACCGTGACACCATTTATAGAAACTGTTAAACCTTTCCGACTTTGTTGTTTACTTATTAATATTGGCGGAATACGATTACTGCTAAGGAAATGGTCACCGCAACTGCTGATAAGATAACGATTTCGGGAAAAATTATCACTGTTATTATGTGACAGATTCAATTATAACACCACCATTTTTTACTAAACACAAACACATGCACACTGCACAGTACACACACGATGGAACAACGTTTGATTGGCTCAGAAATATACATTGTAAACTCAGCGCCACCTGATTTACACCATCAGAATCAAGGCCTGCCAGGGTGACGTAACTCATCCACAAGctggtttaattttttcttcaaatttttttcttttatcaaGTTACTTACTCTTCTCTCACTCCGCGTAGAATATCATCtgctaataattaattaatgtataACCGCCACTTCACTTTGCTACCAATGTGttgacaaaaatgtattgtacCCTTCTGTGATGACTTCTCGTACGTGAATGACTACCAACTTTCCGCTTCGTTCAGCAAAATTGGTTTTGGTCGACACTTGGACCTTTCAGCCGAAACGTCACATTTGCGTGGATTGTATGTTTTTCCATTGTAGAATTTTGTCAAGATAATATAaactcattttctaaattaaatctATATAGTTCATACATGAGTACACttttccatttaaaattttacggtTCATCCAAAGTACAACTTCacattttccaattaactCAAGAATTGTGATGTTTTTTCTCCACTGTCGTACATCAAATTCCCTAAAACACTGTTTCCAGTTCTGACTTTATACCCAACAGATTGATAACATTTATTGATCAATAATTCAAGACGGTTTGTATTTTTTGCTTTGtcaattctttttatttttcttgaaaaacgCAATGCATTAAGCGTTCACTATTTACTCATATAGgtttaataaacttttttagttatacatatttttggaAGTAAATATATGTACAAGTCCTGTTAGCGAGACCAACAATAATACACATCgcaataaataacaaattaaaggataaatttaaaaactatcaTTTGCATTAGATTGctgaaaaacgaaaaaaatctgGTACTTCATGTAGAGAGCTACAACAGCGTAACATtaatactttttgtttttctataaaatttcaattctaCCAGATACACATCCAGACCGTCTGACAGTCCCAACTGGTCGATATGTTAGCAGTAACTACACATACACTTCCACAAAAATCTATATAATAGTTAATAACATTTCGGGGTCGCTGTAAAATCTGCCAAATTCGCGtgtagaaaaataattgttcaTCAAGTGCTTCTTATATTCCTATAATTttctttgacaaaaaaaaaattattatacacAATTAATTCACTAACAAAACGATTAGGTGACTAATAGTAGAGAACTCCTTGCTTAAAACCCGCATACTAAAACTACAGTCGTTTGTcttgtacatgaaaaaaaaaccgtaTGATCTCACTGACAGAATAATGAGGGAGGGAGGGTGTAAAAGTGTAATTAATCTATGTCCTTCGCGAGCTATTATACAAAATAGTTCTTGATGATCAAGAATTACAATgtctataaataaaaaaaacaagtaaataataaaagtatCACTTTgtaacaataaacaaaaaaaataacatatacACATAAATCTTCTGTTGTATTTAAAATGATACGTGAAACCGTTACATACAAAAATATTCCACGAAACGCACaccttttttatttcaaaagcaTAATCACATAAATAATTGGCAGTAGTTTCGTAACATTTTTTCCTTACCCCATTTTGTACTAACAATTCGTcattttatatatttacaataaacCTATTCGAACGTAAGTTCTCAAAGTTAACACTTGATGAGAATATATCAATGTAAATACAACAAAAGATGCATAGCTTCTCACAGCTCAAAAAGCAAACAGTGTGACAACTGCTTCAGACCTATAATACacaa encodes:
- the Eip78C gene encoding ecdysone-induced protein 78C isoform X2, giving the protein MEPSSSTPSSPGNADSTFTSVKQEPTSNPASPLEASSPSSIALRNREQHYVAADSNSSSTTKSFVPCKVCGDKASGYHYGVTSCEGCKGFFRRSIQKQIEYRCLRDGKCLVIRLNRNRCQYCRFKKCLSVGMSRDSVRYGRVPKRSRERSTEESSRVTTTDADQSDSETKQLAVYDVILTVSQAHHANCGYTEEHTRNLVRKPVVLPPASPADSEVASSTAESMEQERCWLWQQFAANITPSVQRVVEFAKRVPGFCDLGQDDQLILIKIGFFEIWLSHVARLTTNSLMMFDDGTTMTRQQLDIMYDADFISSVLHFASTFNALSLNDTEVGLFSAVVLLTADRNGITDVKSIEHHQDKLIEALKVQVGRNHANEPQLFSSLLIKLPELRNLGAKHSAHLDWFRMNWTKLTLPPLFAEIFDIPKSEDDLQ
- the Eip78C gene encoding ecdysone-induced protein 78C isoform X3 is translated as MWRPTPTVHQRPNRLFPAKCAATKLPDTTTELRRARAGFFRRSIQKQIEYRCLRDGKCLVIRLNRNRCQYCRFKKCLSVGMSRDSVRYGRVPKRSRERSTEESSRVTTTDADQSDSETKQLAVYDVILTVSQAHHANCGYTEEHTRNLVRKPVVLPPASPADSEVASSTAESMEQERCWLWQQFAANITPSVQRVVEFAKRVPGFCDLGQDDQLILIKIGFFEIWLSHVARLTTNSLMMFDDGTTMTRQQLDIMYDADFISSVLHFASTFNALSLNDTEVGLFSAVVLLTADRNGITDVKSIEHHQDKLIEALKVQVGRNHANEPQLFSSLLIKLPELRNLGAKHSAHLDWFRMNWTKLTLPPLFAEIFDIPKSEDDLQ
- the Eip78C gene encoding ecdysone-induced protein 78C isoform X1; translated protein: MDVFKIEQSIGGGVPSPDKITPEVSFDAGSEFNLSFFDTDSNTQGFSDPGSVGSTSASSPPPLKLTPLPGTSAPSQGLLSPPAVKQEQHYVAADSNSSSTTKSFVPCKVCGDKASGYHYGVTSCEGCKGFFRRSIQKQIEYRCLRDGKCLVIRLNRNRCQYCRFKKCLSVGMSRDSVRYGRVPKRSRERSTEESSRVTTTDADQSDSETKQLAVYDVILTVSQAHHANCGYTEEHTRNLVRKPVVLPPASPADSEVASSTAESMEQERCWLWQQFAANITPSVQRVVEFAKRVPGFCDLGQDDQLILIKIGFFEIWLSHVARLTTNSLMMFDDGTTMTRQQLDIMYDADFISSVLHFASTFNALSLNDTEVGLFSAVVLLTADRNGITDVKSIEHHQDKLIEALKVQVGRNHANEPQLFSSLLIKLPELRNLGAKHSAHLDWFRMNWTKLTLPPLFAEIFDIPKSEDDLQ
- the Ilk gene encoding integrin-linked protein kinase, whose amino-acid sequence is MEDIFQWCRDGNALQVRVWLDDTEHDMNQGDDHGFSPLHWAAKRGHGKIVEMLLLRGARVNATNRGDDTPLHLAAAHGHRDIVLMLLRQRADLNFTNEHGNTPLHYACFWGYKEIAEDLVHHDAKVAIANKYGDTPLDKSRGNLAKSLHDIALEAGQDLKKISFKDQSWLGLKTRSRDATLSRHKGINIKELFQHEQLASTPSGMTYRGTWQKNDVVAKILNIREVTSRISRDFNEEFPKLRIFSHPNILPVIGCCNSTPYLVVLSQYMPLGSLYSVLHESSGVVVDNAQALRFAVDVARGMAFLHSLERIIPEYRLNSRHVIIDDDLTARINMADAKFSFQEKGRIYHPAWMSPEALTKKVTDRNWEASDMWSFAILLWELATREVPFADLNPMEAGMKIALEGLRITIKPGISSHLSKLIKICVNEDPGKRPKFDMIVPILDKMKR